In Archocentrus centrarchus isolate MPI-CPG fArcCen1 chromosome 1, fArcCen1, whole genome shotgun sequence, the following proteins share a genomic window:
- the LOC115777968 gene encoding calcium/calmodulin-dependent protein kinase type II delta 2 chain-like: MALTICTRFTDEYQLFEELGKGAFSVVRRCVKISSGQEYAAKIINTKKLSARA, translated from the exons ATGGCGTTAACGATCTGCACGAGATTCACTGACGAATATCAGCTGTTCGAGGAGCTGGGGAA GGGCGCCTTCTCTGTGGTCAGGAGGTGCGTAAAGATCTCATCTGGTCAGGAGTATGCTGCCAAAATTATCAACACTAAGAAGCTATCTGCCAGAG CATAA
- the LOC115778060 gene encoding LOW QUALITY PROTEIN: DNA polymerase theta-like (The sequence of the model RefSeq protein was modified relative to this genomic sequence to represent the inferred CDS: inserted 1 base in 1 codon) yields the protein MDNQCEIEKMDSAQAKFFHTKLTVLIHVFMGLVWAVVRSDVGTGMGHPQTIPTKMDHDIVQNLLVACWLLDPGSEERTLPNMVTVYCPEELPLLDGLGNAHSHCPRVRAATTSVLIHAVMNHLTGMLGKEGTLDLFRSIEMPSQVCLALLELNGVGFSVEECERQKHVMQAKLSVLEAEAYTLAGHSFSLTSVDDIAQVLFLELHLPPNGDVGGSKSKKTLGYTKRASGRVRLGKQFSTTKDVLEKLRPLHPLPGVILEWRRITNALTKVVFPLQREKQFHPTLKMDRIYPIAQTHTATGAAGTSEQGPAFSVSMRHAFIPFSGGMILAADYSQLELRVLAHLSKDQRLLQVLNGGADVFRCIAAEWRXVDPERVNDSLRQQAKQICYGIIYGMGAKSLGEQMGVEENDAACYIESFKARYKGISAFLKQTVRNCIKDGYVQTLMGRRRYLPGIASNNAHIKAHAERQAVNTTVQGSAADIVKLATVNIQRRLRKMYPAAPLSHQHAHSVCKLTISVITSARNQRRAGSFQLRGAYFIMQLQDELIYETTEEDLIQVAQIVKREMESAVKLYVKLKAKVKVGSSWGNLQDLDI from the exons ATGGATAATCAGTGTGAGATAGAGAAAATG gattctGCGCAGgccaagttcttccacaccaaacttacggtactcatccatgtcttcatggGCCTTGTTTGGGCTGTGGTGCGCAGTGATGTTGGAACAGGAatgggccatccccaaactattCCCACAAAGATGGACCATGATATTGTCCAAAAtctcttg GTTGCATGCTGGCTGTTGGACCCTGGCAGTGAGGAGAGGACTTTACCCAACATGGTCACTGTCTACTGTCCAGAAGAATTACCGCTGCTGGATGGACTTGGAAATGCACATTCACACTGTCCTCGCGTCAGGGCGGCAACGACGAGCGTGCTCATACACGCCGTCATGAATCATCTCACTGGCATGCTGGGGAAAGAAGGCACATTGG ATTTATTCAGGAGCATAGAGATGCCTTCCCAGGTTTGTTTGGCCCTGTTGGAATTGAACGGAGTTGGCTTCAGTGTTGAAGAGtgtgaaagacaaaaacatgtgATGCAAGCCAAACTGTCTGTGCTGGAAGCTGAAGCTTACACTCTGGCTGGACACAGCTTCTCCCTCACCAGTGTTGATGACATAGCACAG GTGTTGTTCTTAGAGCTCCATCTACCTCCAAATGGTGACGTAGGTGGAtcaaaaagtaagaaaactCTGGGATACACGAAGAGGGCCAGTGGCAGAGTACGACTTGGGAAGCAGTTCAGCACCACAAAG GATGTTCTGGAGAAGCTTCGCCCGCTGCACCCGTTGCCAGGTGTAATTCTGGAGTGGAGGCGCATCACTAACGCCTTGACTAAAGTGGTGTTCCCTCTACAGAGGGAGAAACAGTTCCACCCCACACTGAAGATGGACAGAATATACCCCAtcgctcaaacacacacagccactg GTGCAGCTGGAACTTCAGAACAAGGCCCAGCCTTCTCTGTTAGCATGAGACATGCCTTCATTCCTTTTTCAG GTGGAATGATATTAGCAGCTGATTACTCCCAGCTGGAGTTAAGGGTGCTGGCTCACCTCTCAAAGGATCAGCGTCTCCTGCAG GTGCTGAATGGAGGAGCAGATGTGTTTCGCTGCATTGCGGCTGAGTGGA GTGTTGACCCAGAGAGGGTGAATGACAGCCTCAGACAACAGGCAAAACAG ATTTGTTATGGCATTATCTACGGGATGGGAGCGAAGTCTCTGGGGGAGCAAATGGGAGTGGAGGAGAATGATGCAGCTTGCTACATTGAGAGTTTCAAAGCCAGATACAAAG GGATCAGTGCTTTTCTTAAACAGACTGTGAGGAACTGTATAAAGGACGGCTATGTCCAGACACTGATGGGCCGCAGGAGATATCTACCTGGAATCGCCAGCAACAATGCACACATCAAAGCTCAT GCAGAGCGGCAGGCAGTGAACACGACCGTACAAGGCTCGGCAGCTGATATTGTTAAACTTGCCACTGTGAACATCCAGAGACGATTACGGAAAATGTATCCTGCAGCTCCACTGTCTCATCAGCACGCACATTCAG TCTGTAAATTAACCATATCTGTAATCACATCAGCCCGTAATCAGCGTAGAGCTGGATCATTTCAGCTCAGAGGAGCCTATTTCATCATGCAGCTGCAGGATGAACTCATCTACGAAACCACTGAAGAAGACCTCATACAG GTTGCACAGATAGTCAAGAGAGAGATGGAGTCAGCAGTGAAACTGTATGTGAAGCTTAAGGCTAAAGTCAAAGTGGGATCCAGTTGGGGGAACCTGCAAGACCTTGATATATGA